The DNA segment CGAGAGATGGCGGTTCCTCAGACCGGCCTGAAGTCCATCAGGCGAATCCCCGCCGGGCGACCTGTCAGCGACCCGCGAAGGAGGTGCAGCACTCATGCTCTCTGTCCTTAATTGTCGCGAACGGGTCACGCAATACGTGCCCCGACCAGGCGTCCCACCTACCCGGCGTGCCACACTCGAAGCATGCGCGTGTACCTCGGTTCCGATCATGCCGGTTATGAACTCAAGAACCACCTCGTCGAGTGGCTCACCGCCCACGGCCACGAGCCCGTGGACTGCGGTCCCCACATCTACGACGCCGTGGACGACTACCCGCCGTTCTGCCTCCGGGCCGCCGTGAAGACGGCCGCGGACCCCGACAGCCTGGGCGTCGTCATCGGCGGCTCCGGCAACGGCGAGCAGATCGCGGCCAACAAGGTCAAGGGCGTACGGGCGGTGCTCGCCTGGAGCGAGCAGACCGCGGCGCTCGGCCGGGAGCACAACGACGCCAACGTCATCTCGGTCGGCGGCCGGATGCACACGCAGGAGGAGGCGGTGAAGTTCGTGGAGATCTTCCTCAACACCCCGTACTCCGGCGAGGAGCGCCACCAGCGCCGGATCGACATGCTCACCGCGTACGAGGCGACCGGCGACCTGCCCCCGGTCCCCGCCCACCACCCGCAGAAGGACTAACCGCCCCGTGCCCGAGGGTCACACGATCCACCGACTGGCCGCCGACCACTTCGAGAGGTTCGGCGGCCGGCCTGTGCGTGCCTCCAGCCCGCAGGGCAAGTTCTCCGGCAGCGCGGCCCTCATCGACCGCCACACCCTGGAGACCGCCGAGGCGCACGGAAAGCATCTCTTCCTGGGCTTCGGCGCGGGCGGCTGGGTCCACATCCACCTCGGGCTGTTCGGGAAGCTCGGCTTCGGCACCGCGCCCGCCGCGCCGCCGACCGACACGGTCCGGCTGCGCCTGGTCAACGACGAGGCGTACGCCGACCTGCGGGGCCCGACCACCTGCGCGCTGATCACCGACGGTGAGAAGCAGGCGATACACGACCGGCTCGGTCCCGACCCGCTCAGGCCCGGCGACTCCCCGGACCGCGCCTGGTCCCGGATCTCCCGCTCCCGTACGACGGTGGCCGCCCTGCTCATGGACCAGAAGGTGATCGCGGGCGTCGGCAACGTCTACCGCGCCGAGGTGCTCTTCCGGCACGGCATCGACCCGTACCGCGCGGGCAAGGACCTGACCCGCGCCGAGTGGGACGCGATCTGGGCCGACCTCGTGGCCCTGATGCGCGAGGGCGTACGGAACAACCGCATCGACACCGTCCGCCCCGAGCACATGCCGGAGGCGACCGGCCGGGCGCCGCGGGTCGACGACCACGGCGGCGAGGTGTACGTCTACCGCCGGGCCGCGATGCCCTGCCACCTCTGCGGCGCCGAGATCCGCACCGCACCACTGGCGGCCCGCAACCTCTTCTGGTGCCCGGACTGCCAGCAGCGCTAGGTGTTCTGTCCGGGCCGGGCCGGACCCCGCGAGCCCGGCCCGATCCACTCACCCGCTCAGAACCCGTGCGGCAGCCAGGGCGCCTTCTGCGAACCGAAGGCGAGCGACGCCTCGGCCAGTGCCCCCGGCCGCAACTCCCGCACCAGACCGGCGTCGGCCAGTGCGGCGAGCGGCGTACCGCCCAGATAGGCGGCGCCCAGCTCGCGTACGGACAGTTCGAGATCGGCCGCGTCGTCGGTCCGTACGCAGGACGCGCCACCGGTGTCCCCGGTCAGCCGCCAATTCCCGCTGTTCCAGGGGCAGAAGGCGTCCTCGACGCCGAACACCACATCCACCGGCGCCCGGTAGGCGCGGGCTCCGAGCGCGGCCCCCACATCGACCAGCCGCAGATGAAGCACATCACGGACCTGGATCCGGCACCGGCGGATGTCCGACACGAGATACTGCCAGGGGTCGTCCATGGGCCGGTTGCGGACGTGCAGCGTCGACGTCAGGTCGATGCCGAACAGGAAACGCCACAGAGCCGCACCCGCCGCCGGGTCCACCGCGTCGATCTGCCGCAGCTGGACGGAGCCCCTGGGGCCCGCCGCGTCCGACTCGGGCTTCGTGCGGAACCGGGCGTACCCCACCATCTCGCCTCCCCGCTCGGCGACCACGCACTGCAGCGGCGACGCGCCCTCCCGCTCGGACGGCGGGTCGACCAGCGGCACCCGCTCCCAGCCCGGCGTCCGCAGGGGCATCCCGGGGCGCGAACCGACGGAGCGCACGTACAACTCCTCGCACTGCGCGGCCACCTCCTGGACCGGCGCGTACCGCAGCCGTACGGCGTCGGTCCCCGGCGGAACCGCGAGCGTCACCCGCGAGGTGTCGATCTCGGCCGACAACTGCCGGGAGGCGATGCCGTACCCGAACCGCCCGTAGATCGCCGGTTCCGAGGCGGTCAGTACGGCCAGCGGCTCACCGAGCGCCCGCACGTCGTCCAACTGCCGCCGCATCATGGACGTCAGGATCCCGCGCCGCCGGTGCGTGGCCGCGACACTGACCATGGTCACGCCCGCCGCCGGTACGTACGCGCCACCCGGCACCGAGAGCCGGAAGCTGAACGCCCCCGCGGTGCCCACGCACTGATCCCCGTCCCAGGCGCCGATCGAACGCTCGAACTCGGTGAGGTCGTCCCAGACCTCGCGCTCCTCGGGTGACTCGTCGACTCCGCCGAAGGCCCGCATCAACCCCGCATACCAGGTGTCCATGTTGTCGCGGCGCAGTACCTTCAGCTCTGTATCCATGAGCCATCCCTACCAGCGCGGCCCGCACCGGGCGAGTCAATTTCGAACTCAATGTCACAGGGTCCCCCTGCGCGGGACCCGCACGGGTGGATAAGGTCCGAGCAATGGCCGGTCGCGTCGGAGAAGAAGCGTTCCTGGCCCGGATGCGGAAGTCGGTGCACCGGGCCAGAACCGTGCTGCGCCGGTCCGGTGTCGACTACTTCCGCGGCGACGGCTCCGAAGGACTCGCCCTCGCCACCCTCCTGCTGACCGTCCCCGCGCTGGCCTGGGCGACCATCCTCACCCCGGTCTGGTGCTCGCCCTCGACGCTGGTCCTGCCCATCGTGGCCGGCGGACTGCTGCTGCGGCCGGCGAGTCTGCTGGGCCTCTACGCCGCAGCGGCCGCCGCCCTCGTCGTCGAGTCGGTCAAGCTCGGTCCGTACACCGACGGCGCCGCGCCGGTCACCCCCGGCACGGTCCTCACCGTCGCCGCCTGCGGGCTCTTCGGTCTGCTCATCGCGCAGTTCCGCAGCCGGGTCGGGGTGCCGTGGCGGCGCGGCGGAACCATGCTCTTCGACCTGCGCGAACGGATCCGCGTGCAGAGCAAGCTGCCCCGGCTGCCGCAGGGCTGGCACCGCGAGATGGCGCTGCGGCCCGCCGGCGGGCAGTCCTTCTCGGGCGACTTCGTGGTCGCCGCCCGCACCGGCGGCGGCCGGACCCTGGAGGTCGTCCTCACGGACGTATCGGGCAAGGGGATGGACGCGGGCTCCCGCGCGCTGCTGCTCTCGGGCGCCTTCGGCGGCCTGCTCGGCTCACTCCCGCCCCACGACTTCCTGCCGGCCGCCAACGGCTATCTGCTGCGCCAGGACTGGGACGAGGGGTTCGCCACCTCGATCCATCTGGTCCTCGACCTGGACACGGGAGACTACGAACTCCTCTCGGCGGGCCACCTCCCGGCGCTCCAACTGCACGCGGGCAGCGGCCTCTGGGAGGAGAAGTCGGGCGAGGGCCCGCTCCTCGGCGTCTACGACGGCGCCCAGTTCGACGCGGCCAAGGGGTCGCTCGGCCCCGGCGACGTCCTGATGCTCTTCACCGACGGTCTGGTCGAGGCGCCCGACCGCGACATCAGCGAGGGGATCGACCGGCTGACCGGCGAGGCCGACCGCTATGTCGCCAGCACCTTCGAGGGCGCGGCCTGGCACCTCATCGAGGCGGTGGCCAAGGACGTCAACGACGACAGGGCGCTGCTGCTGATCTGCCGGGACGGTGACGCGGGGCCGGTGCTGTAACCG comes from the Streptomyces sp. NBC_01471 genome and includes:
- a CDS encoding ribose-5-phosphate isomerase, producing the protein MRVYLGSDHAGYELKNHLVEWLTAHGHEPVDCGPHIYDAVDDYPPFCLRAAVKTAADPDSLGVVIGGSGNGEQIAANKVKGVRAVLAWSEQTAALGREHNDANVISVGGRMHTQEEAVKFVEIFLNTPYSGEERHQRRIDMLTAYEATGDLPPVPAHHPQKD
- a CDS encoding DNA-formamidopyrimidine glycosylase family protein, with translation MPEGHTIHRLAADHFERFGGRPVRASSPQGKFSGSAALIDRHTLETAEAHGKHLFLGFGAGGWVHIHLGLFGKLGFGTAPAAPPTDTVRLRLVNDEAYADLRGPTTCALITDGEKQAIHDRLGPDPLRPGDSPDRAWSRISRSRTTVAALLMDQKVIAGVGNVYRAEVLFRHGIDPYRAGKDLTRAEWDAIWADLVALMREGVRNNRIDTVRPEHMPEATGRAPRVDDHGGEVYVYRRAAMPCHLCGAEIRTAPLAARNLFWCPDCQQR
- a CDS encoding GNAT family N-acetyltransferase; the encoded protein is MDTELKVLRRDNMDTWYAGLMRAFGGVDESPEEREVWDDLTEFERSIGAWDGDQCVGTAGAFSFRLSVPGGAYVPAAGVTMVSVAATHRRRGILTSMMRRQLDDVRALGEPLAVLTASEPAIYGRFGYGIASRQLSAEIDTSRVTLAVPPGTDAVRLRYAPVQEVAAQCEELYVRSVGSRPGMPLRTPGWERVPLVDPPSEREGASPLQCVVAERGGEMVGYARFRTKPESDAAGPRGSVQLRQIDAVDPAAGAALWRFLFGIDLTSTLHVRNRPMDDPWQYLVSDIRRCRIQVRDVLHLRLVDVGAALGARAYRAPVDVVFGVEDAFCPWNSGNWRLTGDTGGASCVRTDDAADLELSVRELGAAYLGGTPLAALADAGLVRELRPGALAEASLAFGSQKAPWLPHGF
- a CDS encoding PP2C family protein-serine/threonine phosphatase; its protein translation is MAGRVGEEAFLARMRKSVHRARTVLRRSGVDYFRGDGSEGLALATLLLTVPALAWATILTPVWCSPSTLVLPIVAGGLLLRPASLLGLYAAAAAALVVESVKLGPYTDGAAPVTPGTVLTVAACGLFGLLIAQFRSRVGVPWRRGGTMLFDLRERIRVQSKLPRLPQGWHREMALRPAGGQSFSGDFVVAARTGGGRTLEVVLTDVSGKGMDAGSRALLLSGAFGGLLGSLPPHDFLPAANGYLLRQDWDEGFATSIHLVLDLDTGDYELLSAGHLPALQLHAGSGLWEEKSGEGPLLGVYDGAQFDAAKGSLGPGDVLMLFTDGLVEAPDRDISEGIDRLTGEADRYVASTFEGAAWHLIEAVAKDVNDDRALLLICRDGDAGPVL